GCGTCCGCCGACGAGCCGCGCGCTCGTCGACGGTTCACCTTCCCTCGCCGTTCGTTCCGTCGTTCGGCGTCGCTCGGCGTCGTCACCGCGGCGACGATCGTTCCGCGCGCGATGGCCTTGGCCATCTTCTGCGCCTGTTTCGCCTGTGCACGATGCCGTTTGATCAGCTTCGCCCTGGCCTTCGCCCGGTCGTCGGCGTCCAACAGCCCCGCCAACGGCGGCCGTTCGTTCCCACGGCGAAGACCGCTGATGCGGGCGGCCCGCTCGAGCCGGGCAACGGCACCGTCCGCACGACGCGCTGCGCGACGCGGGGCGACCCGGCGTTCGGCCTCAGCGGCTCTGCGGTCGCCCCTCGCATCGGCGACGGACCGCTCGAGCCATGCCCGAGAGGTTCCCCTGGGCAGCTCCTTCGCGAGGCGTCGTACCTCGGACTCGGCCCGCTTCGCCTGCGCGATCGCCCGCTTCGCCGTCGCGCGCTCGGTTCGCGTCGCCCCAGACATCGATCAGTCCTCGTCGATCAGGCTCAGGAGCCGCTTCGCGGCGTCGCAGAACCCGTCGTGATCGTCACGCGCGTGACGCAGCGCCGTCTCATACAGTCGGATCGCCATCGTCGAGTCGTTCCTCCCCGCCCGCGATACCGACACGGACACGTTCCGGTCTACGCGAACTTCGCACGCTGCCACAAGGGGTTGCGGATCGCGGTCGATCGAGGGCCGCGCGGAAGCGCAGGAACCAGACCAGCATGAGCGCCGACGCCACCAGATAGAACGAGTGCAGGAACCAGATCGGCCCGAACGGCAGGCTGAACACGTAGACGGAGTACACCGCGTTGCCCGCGTTCGTGGTCGCGAGGTTGCCGAGACTGTACGAGGTGAGGTCCTTCGTGCGCGCCGCCTTCACCAGCATGGGCAGATAGCTCATGGCGAAGAGGCCGGTCGAGACGACGCCGGCGAGCACGGCGAGTTCCATGGCACCGACGCTACGGATGCCGCCCTCCCGCGGCATCGGGAGAAACACCCATTCGGCAGGTCGGTTCGGAGTCGTCCGGGATGTCCGGATGGAGCGTTGCCGCATGATCTCGGACATCCGTCGTTCGCCCTCACATCAGGGCGTGCTCGTAGGCGTAGGCCGTGGCCGCCGCGCGCGACGAGATGCCGAGCTTCGCGAACACGTTGCTGAGGTGCCGGTCGACCGTCTTCTCGCTGAGATAGAGCTGGCCCGCGATGGCGCGGTTCGTCTTGCCCTCGGCGACGAGGCGAACGACCTCGACCTCGCGCGCGGTCAACGGCGTCGACCTGCTCCCGGGCGATCGGCGCGCCAACTCGTCCACGCGCAGCACGTCGGGAACCGCGCCGAGCGCGTCGAACACCTCGCGTGCCGCCTCGAGGTCCATCACGGCCGAGGCGTCGTCGCCGAGCGCACGCGCCGCCTGCGCGGCGAGCACACGGCACCGGGCGGCCTCGTATGGCGCGTCCAGCTCCTGCCACAGCGCCCACGCGGCGCGCAGCGCCGGCAGCGCACCGCGGGCGTCGCCCTCCTCGAGGCGCACGGCCGCCTCGCAGCCCGCGGCGACCGCCCGCAGCATGGGGATCTCCGTGACGGCGGCCGCAGCGGTCAGCTCATCGGCGGCCCGTCGGGCGGCCGCGAGATCCCTCACGGCGAGGTCGATCTCGACGACGGCGGCGAGGAGCGCGCGCCGGGTGGAGGGGTCGGCCTCGGCCGCCGCCTCGTCGATGCTCGAGGACGCGAGGCGTGATCGGCCTTGCGCGAGACGCAGCAGCGCGAGTCCAGGTTGCGCCGGGTATCCGCTCTCGGCCGCGCGGTGGAACGCCAGCTCGGCCGCGTCGAAGTCGCCGCGGAGGCGTTGTACCTCGCCCTCCTGATACCAGGCTCCGAACGACCCGGTCCAATCGCCGAGCCGCGCCCGGTCCTGGGCGACCCGTGCCGCCGTGACCGCGTCAGCCCAAGCCCCGTGCAGTCGGTAGAGCTCCGCCCGGTGCACCTGGCACTGTCCGCTGAACATCACCATCTCGGGCCGGTCGCCGCACCATCGATCGAGCGCGATCGTCCACTGCTGGGCTCGGCGCACGTCGAAGGCCAGGTGACAGGTGTTGATGACCGAGCAGTACACGACTCCGGATGCCACGGGCGAGATCTCACCCGCAGTGACGGCGACCATCGCCTCGTCGAGCAGCGCGAGCCCGGCGACCGCGTCACCGAGCATCAGCCTCGCCTGTCCCTGCCCGAGTTGCGCCAGCGCGGTCGCATCCCGGTCGTGCACGCGTTCGGCGATCCCGAACGCCTCGGCGAAGGTGCGCGCTGCGCGGCCGGGCTCCCCGGCGTAGAGGTCGTCGAGCGCGGCTGCGACGAGGAGCAACGCCGCCGAGGATTCGGCAGCCGTGCCCGTCGAGTCGGCGATCCGTCGAGCGCGAGCGAGCCAGCCGTTGCCCCGGGCATCGTCGCCCTTGCCCATGAGGTAGATGCCGATCCAGGTCGCGATGCGGGCCGCGCCCGCGGCGTCCTCGGCCTCGAGGTAGGCCTCGTGCGCGCGCGTCGCGAGGTCGATGCCCTCGGCATCGCGCCCCAGGAGCAGGGTCGTCGTGGACAGCCGTTCGAGGTCGACCGGGTCGAGTCCCCGCTCGTGGTCGGCACGGGAGAGCTCCTCGAACGCCGCACCCCAGCGGTGTTCGGCGAATGCTGCTCGACCCTGATCGAGCGAAGCGGAGATCGTCATGGCCCGTCCAGCCCGGGGTTGCGCGGCTCGCGCCCGACGGCGCGCCGGCACCCGTCGTTGGTGTCACGGTAACCCCGCGTCACCGCCCCCGCAAGGGCGCTGCGCGGCGCGCAACGCGGTGCGCTCCGTGCCGAGATGACGCGTGTCGTCGGAACGGCCAGGTGTATTCCGACGACACGCGTCGTCTCGATGCATCGTCAGCTCAGCGGACGACGCACGTACTCCGAGACGACGACACCCGACTCGTACGCCGTCGTGGCCACCTCCTCGAACGCCTGCGGTCGATACGAGCCCGGCGCGAACAGCGGGATGCCGTCGCCGAAGAGCAGCGGATTGCGCTTCAGCACGAGGCGGTCGATCTCGTCGGCGAGCACCGTGGCGAGGGATCCCCCGCCGCAGAGCCAGATCGACGCGCCCGGCTCGGCCTTCAGCCGGCGCACCACCTCGACGGGATCCTCACCCGTGAGCGTGAGGCTCGGGTGCTCGCCCGGAATGTCGGCCTCACTGCGGGTTCGCGAGAAAACGAACTGTCGGAGGTGCCGGTACGGGCTCGGCGCGACGGGAAGGCCCACCGCATAGGTGTTCCAACCCATGAGGACGGTGTCGAAGGTCGCGCCGTCACGTTCGATGCCGAGTGCATCCGCGATGTGCGTCGGCACGGCGTCGGCGAACCGCGCGTTGAGGTGCTGCATGTGATCGCCCTCCACG
The DNA window shown above is from Agromyces cerinus and carries:
- a CDS encoding dihydrofolate reductase family protein; this translates as MRELVYYAAVSIDGYIAGPAGEFDAFPVEGDHMQHLNARFADAVPTHIADALGIERDGATFDTVLMGWNTYAVGLPVAPSPYRHLRQFVFSRTRSEADIPGEHPSLTLTGEDPVEVVRRLKAEPGASIWLCGGGSLATVLADEIDRLVLKRNPLLFGDGIPLFAPGSYRPQAFEEVATTAYESGVVVSEYVRRPLS
- a CDS encoding response regulator transcription factor, translated to MTISASLDQGRAAFAEHRWGAAFEELSRADHERGLDPVDLERLSTTTLLLGRDAEGIDLATRAHEAYLEAEDAAGAARIATWIGIYLMGKGDDARGNGWLARARRIADSTGTAAESSAALLLVAAALDDLYAGEPGRAARTFAEAFGIAERVHDRDATALAQLGQGQARLMLGDAVAGLALLDEAMVAVTAGEISPVASGVVYCSVINTCHLAFDVRRAQQWTIALDRWCGDRPEMVMFSGQCQVHRAELYRLHGAWADAVTAARVAQDRARLGDWTGSFGAWYQEGEVQRLRGDFDAAELAFHRAAESGYPAQPGLALLRLAQGRSRLASSSIDEAAAEADPSTRRALLAAVVEIDLAVRDLAAARRAADELTAAAAVTEIPMLRAVAAGCEAAVRLEEGDARGALPALRAAWALWQELDAPYEAARCRVLAAQAARALGDDASAVMDLEAAREVFDALGAVPDVLRVDELARRSPGSRSTPLTAREVEVVRLVAEGKTNRAIAGQLYLSEKTVDRHLSNVFAKLGISSRAAATAYAYEHALM